A region from the Cannabis sativa cultivar Pink pepper isolate KNU-18-1 chromosome 9, ASM2916894v1, whole genome shotgun sequence genome encodes:
- the LOC115722788 gene encoding ricin B-like lectin R40G3: protein MEFPSYGHTTHHHHHRRDDEDDDDNRQRPNYPPPGTHYSSFNQQPPPPPQPPTSHFPHDHSPPSVTHLHHSTPTQDYQNPSFPPPPPSFDYGGSTNVLHVGHHFEPPPPIMEPGFHGGGGGFDHHPHHSRPHHQQTHDQGMGGSLSGLSGKRTVKVFTKAEPNYSLTIRDGNVILARSNPSDEFQHWYKDEKYSTRVKDEEGCPCFALVNKATGQAMKHSIGATQPVQLIPYNSNVLDESILWTEGRDLGDGFRPVRMVNNIRLNMDAFHGDKLSGGVHDGTTIVLWQWNKGDNQRWRITPY from the exons ATGGAGTTTCCCTCATATGGCCACACCactcaccaccaccaccaccgccgTGACGACGAAGACGACGATGATAATAGACAAAGACCAAACTACCCTCCTCCAGGTACACACTACTCTTCTTTCAACCaacaaccaccaccaccaccacaacCTCCGACCTCCCATTTCCCCCATGATCACTCACCACCTTCCGTAACCCATCTCCACCACTCAACACCCACCCAAGATTATCAAAATCCTTCCTTTCCTCCTCCCCCACCTTCCTTTGATTACGGCGGCTCCACCAACGTTCTTCACGTGGGTCATCATTTTGAGCCGCCACCTCCAATTATGGAGCCTGGGTTtcatggtggtggtggtgggttTGATCATCATCCTCACCACTCTCGTCCTCATCATCAACAGACCCATGATCAGGGTATGGGGGGATCTCTTTCTGGGCTATCTGGGAAACGTACTGTTAAAGTTTTTACTAAAGCTGAGCCTAATTACTCACTCACCATTAGAGATGGTAATGTCATTCTTGCTAGGTCTAATCCCTCTGATGAGTTTCAG CACTGGTACAAGGATGAGAAGTACAGTACAAGGGTTAAGGATGAAGAAGGTTGTCCATGTTTTGCTCTGGTTAATAAGGCTACTGGTCAAGCTATGAAACACTCCATTGGAGCTACTCAGCCT GTACAACTGATACCATACAACTCAAATGTTCTCGATGAATCCATACTTTGGACCGAAGGCAGGGACCTAGGCGATGGCTTCAGACCCGTTAGGATGGTCAACAACATTCGCCTAAACATGGATGCTTTTCATGGCGATAAGCTTTCTGGAGGCGTGCACGATGGAACCACTATAGTGCTGTGGCAATGGAACAAAGGAGATAACCAGCGTTGGCGAATCACACCCTATT GA
- the LOC115722864 gene encoding thioredoxin-like 1-1, chloroplastic — translation MAEVLSKTNLVSSWHQNHHHHHHHHEKKLGTFCSLKLNSTCDFHGKRISLQKSATFPRRGTTFQSQSLTIKAQTLRIGKAQKWWEKGVQPNMKEVESAEDLVESLSKAGDKLVIVDFFSPGCGGCRALHPKICQMAEMNPDVQFLQINYEEHKSMCYSLNVHVLPFFRFYRGAHGRLCSFSCTNATIKKFKDALAKHTTDRCSIGPVKGLEEKELLALAANKDLSFNYTPKEEEEKKEPIHTEKHLVVVTEEANSSSSSKEHVLPRTSILAQDSIAEEKTTLAGATAGR, via the exons atggCTGAGGTTCTGAGCAAAACAAATCTGGTTTCATCATGGCATCAgaatcaccaccaccaccatcatcatcatgaGAAGAAATTAGGAACTTTTTGTTCTCTGAAACTCAATTCAACCTGtgattttcatggaaaaagaaTTTCTCTTCAGAAAAGTGCAACCTTTCCCAGAAGAGGAACAACTTTTCAGTCCCAATCATTAACTATAAAAGCCCAG ACTCTTAGAATTGGGAAAGCTCAGAAATGGTGGGAGAAAGGGGTTCAGCCAAACATGAAGGAGGTTGAATCTGCTGAAGACTTGGTTGAATCCCTTTCAAAAGCTGGGGATAAGCTTGTTATTGTTGATTTCTTTTCTCCTGGTTGTGGTGGTTGCAGAGCTCTTCATCCCAAG ATATGTCAAATGGCTGAGATGAACCCAGATGTTCAATTTCTTCAGATCAATTATGAAGAACACAAATCCATGTGTTATAGTCTTAATGTTCATGTTTTACCCTTCTTTAGGTTTTACAGAGGAGCTCATGGCCGTTTATGCAGCTTTAGTTGTACTAATGCCACT ATCAAGAAATTCAAAGATGCATTAGCAAAACACACCACCGATCGATGCAGCATCGGGCCAGTAAAAGGGCTAGAAGAGAAAGAGCTCTTAGCTCTTGCTGCTAACAAAGATCTTTCATTCAACTACACACCaaaggaagaggaagagaagaaAGAGCCTATTCATACCGAAAAACACCTAGTTGTTGTAACAGAAGAAGCAAACTCATCATCTTCGAGCAAAGAACATGTTCTTCCAAGAACATCAATCCTTGCTCAAGATTCTATTGCTGAGGAGAAAACAACATTGGCTGGTGCCACCGCCGGGAGATGA
- the LOC115722789 gene encoding F-box/FBD/LRR-repeat protein At3g26920-like isoform X2, producing the protein MKRTKRTSSSSMVVGEDDIISKLPDALIIHILSFLPTEDAVRTSLLSKRWRPIWYSVPTLFFSKNTKWKQGNEDKLFEFYNNCLKYRKNVKHLIVNSDITSFKLDIDGYYQTSKAGFVDKWLGFAVENKVKEICLSIGQEDLDDDDDDVIDYSEICYCLPKILGNARYLTILELNGVFLDTSYSFSFPSLKTLSMEDVYHLPTAKEDGVVKFLLGCPSLERLWLHDYKFLGIDSHHRLQSLSLKFMEIVFESFMNDAQIQVEAMNLESLVVECNIFDMIDFSSCKKIRNLSLIDVYIGNEYLSSFEALISNIPLIENLVLSKCDLLQSEHLTISSLHLKSFHIKNCDYSDDGDEMKVVTIEHASKLAYICYEGNLNFTILMEPSNLLNGKIIIHKRLEDYGAKWFIDMLTFLVNLSCYWNSVTLEVANCKNLNLCRYPLLNWKHLRVITDCKPEEESDLKEDLMWISPSLETLSINEKVIF; encoded by the exons ATGAAAAGGACTAAACgtacatcatcatcatcaatggTGGTTGGTGAGGATGACATAATTTCGAAACTTCCTGATGCATTGATCATTCACATTCTATCATTTCTCCCAACTGAAGATGCGGTTCGGACATCCCTTCTTTCCAAGCGTTGGAGACCCATCTGGTATTCAGTTCCCACACTCTTTTTCTCCAAAAATACTAAATGGAAACAGGGTAATGAAGATAAGTTGTTCGAATTTTATAACAATTGTTTGAAATACCGCAAAAATGTTAAGCATCTTATTGTTAATTCAGACATAACTAGTTTTAAGCTTGACATAGATGGTTACTATCAAACAAGTAAGGCTGGTTTTGTAGATAAATGGTTAGGTTTTGCAGTTGAGAATAAGGTTAAGGAAATTTGTTTATCCATAGGTCAGGAGGatcttgatgatgatgatgatgatgtcatTGATTACAGTGAGATATGCTACTGCTTACCTAAAATACTAGGCAATGCAAGATATTTGACTATTTTGGAGTTGAATGGGGTGTTTTTGGATACTTCTTATTCATTTAGTTTTCCATCTTTGAAAACTTTATCAATGGAGGATGTTTATCATTTACCTACTGCAAAGGAAGATGGGGTAGTGAAATTTTTGTTGGGTTGCCCTTCTCTTGAGAGATTATggttacatgattataaattcttaGGTATTGATAGTCATCATCGATTACAAAGTTTAAGCCTCAAGTTCATGGAAATTGTATTTGAAAGCTTTATGAATGATGCACAAATTCAAGTTGAAGCCATGAATCTCGAATCTTTGGTTGTGGAATGTAATATCTTTGACATGATAGATTTctcttcttgcaagaaaattagaaatttatcATTAATTGACGTTTACATTGGAAACGAATACTTGTCATCGTTTGAAGCTCTTATTTCTAATATCCCTCTAATTGAGAATTTGGTTTTGAGCAAATGCGATTTACTACAGTCGGAGCACCTTACAATCTCGAGTCTGCACTTGAAAAGTTTTCATATTAAGAATTGTGATTACTCGGATGATGGTGATGAGATGAAGGTTGTTACAATTGAACATGCTTCCAAATTAGCATACATTTGTTATGAAGGAAATCTCAATTTTACCATATTAATGGAGCCATCTAATTtgttaaatggaaaaattataattcacaagagACTGGAAGACTATGGCGCAAAATGGTTTATCGATATGCTGACTTTTCTTGTGAATCTCAGTTGCTATTGGAATAGTGTGACATTGGAGGTAGCAAATTGTAAG AACCTAAACCTATGTCGTTACCCCTTGCTTAACTGGAAGCATCTCAGAGTTATTACCGATTGCAAGCCTGAGGAAGAGTCAGACTTGAAGGAAGATTTGATGTGGATTTCACCTTCTTTAGAAACATTATCTATTAACGAAAAGGTCATATTTTAG
- the LOC115722789 gene encoding uncharacterized protein LOC115722789 isoform X3, protein MRFGHPFFPSVGDPSGQEDLDDDDDDVIDYSEICYCLPKILGNARYLTILELNGVFLDTSYSFSFPSLKTLSMEDVYHLPTAKEDGVVKFLLGCPSLERLWLHDYKFLGIDSHHRLQSLSLKFMEIVFESFMNDAQIQVEAMNLESLVVECNIFDMIDFSSCKKIRNLSLIDVYIGNEYLSSFEALISNIPLIENLVLSKCDLLQSEHLTISSLHLKSFHIKNCDYSDDGDEMKVVTIEHASKLAYICYEGNLNFTILMEPSNLLNGKIIIHKRLEDYGAKWFIDMLTFLVNLSCYWNSVTLEVANCKSLIWPKNLKNLNLCRYPLLNWKHLRVITDCKPEEESDLKEDLMWISPSLETLSINEKVIF, encoded by the exons ATGCGGTTCGGACATCCCTTCTTTCCAAGCGTTGGAGACCCATCTG GTCAGGAGGatcttgatgatgatgatgatgatgtcatTGATTACAGTGAGATATGCTACTGCTTACCTAAAATACTAGGCAATGCAAGATATTTGACTATTTTGGAGTTGAATGGGGTGTTTTTGGATACTTCTTATTCATTTAGTTTTCCATCTTTGAAAACTTTATCAATGGAGGATGTTTATCATTTACCTACTGCAAAGGAAGATGGGGTAGTGAAATTTTTGTTGGGTTGCCCTTCTCTTGAGAGATTATggttacatgattataaattcttaGGTATTGATAGTCATCATCGATTACAAAGTTTAAGCCTCAAGTTCATGGAAATTGTATTTGAAAGCTTTATGAATGATGCACAAATTCAAGTTGAAGCCATGAATCTCGAATCTTTGGTTGTGGAATGTAATATCTTTGACATGATAGATTTctcttcttgcaagaaaattagaaatttatcATTAATTGACGTTTACATTGGAAACGAATACTTGTCATCGTTTGAAGCTCTTATTTCTAATATCCCTCTAATTGAGAATTTGGTTTTGAGCAAATGCGATTTACTACAGTCGGAGCACCTTACAATCTCGAGTCTGCACTTGAAAAGTTTTCATATTAAGAATTGTGATTACTCGGATGATGGTGATGAGATGAAGGTTGTTACAATTGAACATGCTTCCAAATTAGCATACATTTGTTATGAAGGAAATCTCAATTTTACCATATTAATGGAGCCATCTAATTtgttaaatggaaaaattataattcacaagagACTGGAAGACTATGGCGCAAAATGGTTTATCGATATGCTGACTTTTCTTGTGAATCTCAGTTGCTATTGGAATAGTGTGACATTGGAGGTAGCAAATTGTAAG TCTCTCATTTGGCCGAAAAACTTGAAGAACCTAAACCTATGTCGTTACCCCTTGCTTAACTGGAAGCATCTCAGAGTTATTACCGATTGCAAGCCTGAGGAAGAGTCAGACTTGAAGGAAGATTTGATGTGGATTTCACCTTCTTTAGAAACATTATCTATTAACGAAAAGGTCATATTTTAG
- the LOC115722789 gene encoding F-box/FBD/LRR-repeat protein At3g26920-like isoform X1 produces the protein MKRTKRTSSSSMVVGEDDIISKLPDALIIHILSFLPTEDAVRTSLLSKRWRPIWYSVPTLFFSKNTKWKQGNEDKLFEFYNNCLKYRKNVKHLIVNSDITSFKLDIDGYYQTSKAGFVDKWLGFAVENKVKEICLSIGQEDLDDDDDDVIDYSEICYCLPKILGNARYLTILELNGVFLDTSYSFSFPSLKTLSMEDVYHLPTAKEDGVVKFLLGCPSLERLWLHDYKFLGIDSHHRLQSLSLKFMEIVFESFMNDAQIQVEAMNLESLVVECNIFDMIDFSSCKKIRNLSLIDVYIGNEYLSSFEALISNIPLIENLVLSKCDLLQSEHLTISSLHLKSFHIKNCDYSDDGDEMKVVTIEHASKLAYICYEGNLNFTILMEPSNLLNGKIIIHKRLEDYGAKWFIDMLTFLVNLSCYWNSVTLEVANCKSLIWPKNLKNLNLCRYPLLNWKHLRVITDCKPEEESDLKEDLMWISPSLETLSINEKVIF, from the exons ATGAAAAGGACTAAACgtacatcatcatcatcaatggTGGTTGGTGAGGATGACATAATTTCGAAACTTCCTGATGCATTGATCATTCACATTCTATCATTTCTCCCAACTGAAGATGCGGTTCGGACATCCCTTCTTTCCAAGCGTTGGAGACCCATCTGGTATTCAGTTCCCACACTCTTTTTCTCCAAAAATACTAAATGGAAACAGGGTAATGAAGATAAGTTGTTCGAATTTTATAACAATTGTTTGAAATACCGCAAAAATGTTAAGCATCTTATTGTTAATTCAGACATAACTAGTTTTAAGCTTGACATAGATGGTTACTATCAAACAAGTAAGGCTGGTTTTGTAGATAAATGGTTAGGTTTTGCAGTTGAGAATAAGGTTAAGGAAATTTGTTTATCCATAGGTCAGGAGGatcttgatgatgatgatgatgatgtcatTGATTACAGTGAGATATGCTACTGCTTACCTAAAATACTAGGCAATGCAAGATATTTGACTATTTTGGAGTTGAATGGGGTGTTTTTGGATACTTCTTATTCATTTAGTTTTCCATCTTTGAAAACTTTATCAATGGAGGATGTTTATCATTTACCTACTGCAAAGGAAGATGGGGTAGTGAAATTTTTGTTGGGTTGCCCTTCTCTTGAGAGATTATggttacatgattataaattcttaGGTATTGATAGTCATCATCGATTACAAAGTTTAAGCCTCAAGTTCATGGAAATTGTATTTGAAAGCTTTATGAATGATGCACAAATTCAAGTTGAAGCCATGAATCTCGAATCTTTGGTTGTGGAATGTAATATCTTTGACATGATAGATTTctcttcttgcaagaaaattagaaatttatcATTAATTGACGTTTACATTGGAAACGAATACTTGTCATCGTTTGAAGCTCTTATTTCTAATATCCCTCTAATTGAGAATTTGGTTTTGAGCAAATGCGATTTACTACAGTCGGAGCACCTTACAATCTCGAGTCTGCACTTGAAAAGTTTTCATATTAAGAATTGTGATTACTCGGATGATGGTGATGAGATGAAGGTTGTTACAATTGAACATGCTTCCAAATTAGCATACATTTGTTATGAAGGAAATCTCAATTTTACCATATTAATGGAGCCATCTAATTtgttaaatggaaaaattataattcacaagagACTGGAAGACTATGGCGCAAAATGGTTTATCGATATGCTGACTTTTCTTGTGAATCTCAGTTGCTATTGGAATAGTGTGACATTGGAGGTAGCAAATTGTAAG TCTCTCATTTGGCCGAAAAACTTGAAGAACCTAAACCTATGTCGTTACCCCTTGCTTAACTGGAAGCATCTCAGAGTTATTACCGATTGCAAGCCTGAGGAAGAGTCAGACTTGAAGGAAGATTTGATGTGGATTTCACCTTCTTTAGAAACATTATCTATTAACGAAAAGGTCATATTTTAG
- the LOC115721741 gene encoding U11/U12 small nuclear ribonucleoprotein 65 kDa protein, translated as MAGVNPTNPQNPNPNLNQMQPPPPSSIAATLLIRHLPEAIPQDTLSRLFSHYGASSVRPCSSNGRLRNCAFLDFQNEALAFQAHRQLNGLRFLGKVLKAEKASKQPQNDDDNKAQPGSHEAQSSVLNTCYSKENASEQVSKSGSLPALEPIAPRLGVDYPFPPYLEYAYPPPDGNILTNIVNALIAVPRFYTQVLHLMNKMNIPAPFRMAMPTPPLPPLAPVPPPPPPPLPLESAKQSLAESSSEESEMESSDEDAANVAGGGRGLKRARREAIVGPAVDKDVAHETVGLKSATLVPKERPVIKKRNPVMQIKLAHKAVQREHNDDEIAKEADDLKSEDLDINKPYASPEEIQGGKLGLEELLSLPVFKNYKTGNPAPVLYIKNLAKDVVADDFYYIFGSLFGSTDLAKSNLSVKLMQEGRMRGQAFLTFPSVELAHNALNLVNGYEFKGKPMVIQFGRNPAAAKEK; from the exons ATGGCGGGAGTTAATCCCACAAACCCTCAAAACCCAAATCCCAATCTCAATCAAATgcaaccaccaccaccatcatcCATTGCAGCCACTCTTCTTATTCGTCACCTTCCCGAAGCCATTCCCCAAGACACTCTTTCTCGACTCTTCTCCCACTACGGTGCTTCCTCTGTTCGCCCATGCTCCTCCAATGGCAG ATTGAGGAACTGTGCTTTTTTAGATTTTCAAAATGAAGCATTGGCCTTTCAAGCTCATCGTCAGTTGAATGG gtTGAGGTTTCTTGGTAAAGTTTTGAAAGCTGAAAAGGCATCTAAGCAACCCCAgaatgatgatgataataaaGCTCAGCCAGGTTCTCATGAAGCTCAATCATCAGTTCTGAACACTTGTTACTCTAAAGAAAATGCTTCTGAGCAAGTTTCGAAATCGGGGTCTTTGCCTGCTCTTGAACCCATTGCACCTAGACTTGGTGTGGATTATCCATTTCCTCCTTATCTTGA ATATGCCTACCCTCCACCAGATGGTAACATCCTTACAAACATCGTAAACGCTCTGATTGCTGTTCCTCGCTTTTATACGCAG GTCTTGCACTTGATGAATAAAATGAACATTCCAGCTCCATTTCGAATGGCTATGCCAACTCCGCCTCTACCACCGTTAGCACCAgtgccaccaccaccaccaccacctctcCCTCTTGAATCAGCAAAGCAATCATTGGCGGAATCGTCTAGTGAAGAGTCAGAGATGGAATCTTCAGATGAG GATGCTGCAAATGTCGCTGGAGGTGGAAGAGGATTAAAGCGTGCCAGGCGGGAAGCAATCGTAGGTCCTGCAGTTGATAAAGATGTAGCTCACGAAACTGTGGGATTAAAATCAGCAACACTGGTACCGAAGGAAAGACCAGTTATAAAAAAGAGGAATCCTGTGATGCAg ATAAAATTAGCACATAAGGCAGTCCAGAGGGAACACAATGATGATGAAATCGCTAAAGAAGCAGATGATCTGAAATCAGAGGATTTAGATATTAATAAACCTTATGCAAGTCCAGAAGAAATACAGGGTGGAAAATTAGGCCTTGAGGAATTATTATCACTTCCAGTGTTTAAG AATTATAAAACTGGGAACCCTGCTCCTGTATTGTATATAAAGAACTTGGCAAAGGATGTTGTTGCAGATGACTTCTACTACATTTTTG GATCATTGTTTGGAAGTACCGATCTAGCTAAATCGAATCTCAGTGTGAAGCTAATGCAG GAAGGAAGAATGAGGGGCCAAGCTTTTTTGACATTCCCATCAGTTGAATTAGCCCATAATGCTTTG AATCTAGTGAATGGATACGAGTTTAAAGGCAAGCCGATGGTCATTCAATTCGGCCGCAACCCTGCAGCAGCCAAAGAAAAATGA